One part of the Paraburkholderia flagellata genome encodes these proteins:
- the ampD gene encoding 1,6-anhydro-N-acetylmuramyl-L-alanine amidase AmpD: protein MSAAASPEIPGLRAYEVDAQGWVPGARRLPSPNFEARPQGAVPTLIVVHNISLPPNVFGGPEIADLFLNRLDCDAHPYFDANLRGVRVSAHFVIHRDGALEQFVSCDERAWHAGASSFFGRERCNDFAIGIELEGSDTTAFEAAQYATLAALVKALAAHYPIEALAGHSDIAPGRKTDPGPHFDWARLKHDTQLADASFPYIQGRDAHDAAS, encoded by the coding sequence ATGAGCGCTGCTGCATCGCCAGAAATACCAGGATTGCGCGCGTACGAAGTCGATGCGCAAGGCTGGGTGCCGGGCGCACGCCGCCTGCCATCGCCCAACTTCGAGGCGCGTCCGCAAGGCGCCGTGCCGACGCTCATCGTCGTCCACAACATCAGCCTGCCGCCCAACGTATTCGGCGGCCCCGAGATCGCCGATCTGTTCCTCAACCGCCTCGACTGCGACGCGCATCCGTACTTCGACGCCAACCTGCGCGGCGTGCGCGTCTCGGCGCACTTCGTCATTCATCGCGATGGCGCGCTCGAGCAGTTCGTCTCGTGCGACGAGCGCGCGTGGCACGCGGGCGCATCGAGCTTCTTCGGGCGCGAGCGTTGCAACGATTTCGCCATCGGCATCGAACTGGAAGGCAGCGATACGACGGCATTCGAGGCGGCGCAATACGCCACGCTCGCGGCGCTCGTGAAGGCGCTCGCCGCGCACTATCCGATCGAGGCGCTGGCCGGCCATTCAGACATCGCCCCTGGGCGCAAGACCGATCCCGGCCCACACTTCGACTGGGCACGCCTCAAACACGATACGCAGCTCGCCGACGCCAGCTTCCCCTATATCCAGGGGCGCGATGCGCACGACGCGGCGTCGTGA
- a CDS encoding PP0621 family protein gives MRQIFLLVLLFVVGQWFVKALRRAQTQARPGAQPGQGPQPGQGAARTANGGASASGKAALPEPMVRCAECGVHAPRSESVNVGTRSFCSSEHARAYDARTTAQNRPAR, from the coding sequence ATGAGACAGATTTTTCTCCTCGTGCTGCTGTTCGTGGTCGGACAGTGGTTCGTCAAGGCTCTGCGCCGAGCGCAGACGCAAGCTCGTCCCGGTGCTCAACCCGGGCAGGGTCCACAGCCGGGGCAGGGCGCCGCGCGCACCGCCAATGGCGGCGCGAGCGCGAGCGGCAAGGCCGCGCTGCCCGAGCCGATGGTTCGCTGCGCCGAATGCGGGGTGCATGCACCGCGCAGTGAATCGGTGAACGTCGGTACGCGCTCGTTCTGCAGTTCCGAGCACGCGCGCGCCTACGACGCGCGCACCACGGCCCAGAATCGTCCCGCACGATGA
- a CDS encoding cytochrome C assembly family protein, giving the protein MDIVLYALTVLLYGGLCAADWRALRRAGTAPLLGSVPPVPVTLGAGVDGDALRARNFGPLSRALLFVALAAHGVLLHMTIFPANEMVFGFAFALSAMFWLGAGIYWIESFFFALDGLRLLLLPLAAVASILPLVFGGVRVLPYAAAPMFKLHFVIANVAYGLFAIAALHAVLMLAVERRLHALKGAGFQRNASNRGGGWLSNWIETLPPLLTMEKLLFRLIGAGFVLLTATLASGIVFSEQLIDRPLSLDHKTVFAILSWLMFGALLTARQISGWRGRAALRWVIASFIALLLAYVGSRFVFEVLLHRPVV; this is encoded by the coding sequence ATGGATATTGTACTGTATGCCCTCACCGTGCTCCTGTACGGCGGATTGTGCGCCGCCGACTGGCGTGCGCTGCGCCGCGCGGGCACCGCGCCGCTCCTTGGCAGCGTGCCGCCCGTTCCGGTGACGCTCGGCGCGGGCGTGGATGGTGACGCCCTGCGCGCGCGCAACTTCGGCCCGCTTTCGCGCGCGCTGCTCTTCGTCGCGCTCGCCGCACACGGCGTGCTGCTGCACATGACGATCTTCCCCGCCAACGAAATGGTGTTCGGCTTCGCCTTCGCGTTGTCGGCCATGTTCTGGCTCGGCGCCGGCATCTACTGGATCGAGAGCTTTTTCTTTGCGCTCGACGGCCTGCGTCTTTTGCTGCTGCCGTTGGCCGCAGTCGCGTCGATCCTGCCGCTCGTGTTCGGCGGCGTGCGCGTGCTGCCCTATGCGGCCGCGCCGATGTTCAAGCTGCACTTCGTCATTGCGAACGTCGCCTATGGGCTCTTTGCGATCGCCGCGTTGCACGCCGTGCTGATGCTCGCCGTCGAGCGCCGGCTGCATGCGCTCAAGGGCGCCGGCTTCCAGCGCAACGCGAGCAATCGCGGCGGTGGCTGGCTCTCGAACTGGATCGAGACGTTGCCGCCGCTCCTGACGATGGAGAAGCTGCTGTTCCGCCTGATCGGCGCGGGCTTCGTGTTGCTCACGGCCACGCTTGCTTCCGGCATCGTGTTCAGCGAGCAATTGATCGACAGGCCGCTCTCGCTCGATCACAAGACCGTTTTCGCGATCCTTTCGTGGCTGATGTTCGGCGCGCTGCTCACCGCGCGCCAGATTTCCGGCTGGCGCGGACGCGCCGCGCTACGCTGGGTGATCGCGTCGTTCATCGCCTTGCTGCTTGCTTATGTGGGCAGCCGTTTCGTCTTCGAGGTGCTGCTGCACCGCCCTGTGGTTTGA
- the ffh gene encoding signal recognition particle protein: MLDNLTQRMARVVKTLRGEARLTEANTQEMLREVRLALLEADVALPVVREFIAKVKEKALGEEVIASLSPGQALVGVVQRELTAVIGGDYEGKAAELDLAVTPPAVILMAGLQGAGKTTTVGKLAKLLREKYKKKVLTVSCDVYRPAAIAQLKTVTEQVGADFFPSQPDQKPVEIAAAAVDWAKRHYHDVLLVDTAGRLGIDEAMMNEITALHASLKPAETLFVVDAMLGQDAVNTAKAFNDALPLTGVVLTKLDGDSRGGAALSVRHITGKPIKFVGVAEKLDGLEVFHPDRMANRILGMGDILALVEEAQRGVDVQAAQKLADKVKKGGDFDLNDFRAQLSQMKNMGGLSSLMDKLPAQFQQAASGADMGQAEKQMRRMEGIINSMTPAERAKPELIKATRKRRIAAGAGVQVQEVNRMLNQYDQMRTMMKKLKGGNLQKMMRGMKGMMPGMR, encoded by the coding sequence ATGCTCGACAATCTCACTCAACGGATGGCGCGCGTCGTCAAGACGCTGCGCGGCGAAGCCCGGCTGACCGAAGCCAATACGCAGGAAATGCTGCGCGAGGTGCGTCTCGCCCTGCTCGAAGCGGACGTGGCGCTGCCCGTCGTGCGCGAATTCATCGCCAAGGTGAAGGAGAAGGCGCTCGGCGAGGAAGTGATCGCCAGCCTGTCGCCGGGCCAGGCGCTCGTCGGCGTGGTGCAGCGCGAGCTGACCGCCGTGATCGGCGGCGACTACGAAGGCAAGGCTGCCGAACTCGATCTCGCCGTCACACCGCCTGCCGTCATCCTCATGGCGGGTCTGCAGGGCGCGGGTAAGACCACCACGGTCGGCAAGCTCGCCAAGCTCCTGCGCGAGAAGTACAAGAAGAAGGTCCTCACCGTTTCGTGCGACGTCTACCGCCCTGCCGCCATCGCGCAGTTGAAGACGGTGACGGAACAGGTCGGCGCCGACTTCTTCCCCTCGCAGCCGGACCAGAAGCCCGTCGAGATCGCCGCCGCCGCGGTCGACTGGGCCAAGCGCCACTATCACGACGTGCTGCTCGTCGACACGGCCGGCCGCCTCGGTATCGACGAGGCGATGATGAACGAGATCACCGCGCTGCACGCGTCGCTCAAGCCGGCTGAAACGCTCTTCGTGGTCGACGCGATGCTCGGCCAGGACGCGGTCAATACCGCGAAGGCGTTCAACGACGCCCTGCCGCTCACCGGTGTCGTGCTCACCAAGCTCGACGGCGACTCGCGCGGTGGCGCGGCGCTCTCCGTGCGCCACATCACGGGCAAGCCGATCAAGTTCGTCGGCGTCGCAGAAAAGCTCGACGGCCTCGAGGTGTTCCACCCGGACCGCATGGCGAACCGTATTCTCGGCATGGGCGACATTCTCGCGCTCGTCGAGGAAGCGCAGCGCGGCGTGGACGTGCAGGCCGCGCAAAAGCTCGCCGACAAGGTCAAGAAGGGCGGCGACTTCGACCTCAACGACTTCCGCGCGCAGCTCTCGCAGATGAAGAACATGGGCGGCCTGTCGTCGCTCATGGACAAGCTGCCCGCCCAGTTCCAGCAGGCCGCCTCGGGTGCCGACATGGGCCAGGCCGAGAAGCAGATGCGCCGCATGGAAGGCATCATCAACTCGATGACGCCCGCCGAGCGAGCCAAGCCCGAACTCATCAAGGCCACGCGCAAGCGCCGCATCGCGGCGGGCGCGGGCGTGCAGGTTCAGGAAGTGAATCGCATGCTCAACCAGTACGACCAGATGCGCACCATGATGAAGAAGTTGAAGGGCGGCAATCTGCAAAAGATGATGCGCGGCATGAAGGGCATGATGCCCGGCATGCGCTGA
- a CDS encoding hypoxanthine-guanine phosphoribosyltransferase gives MNREEALHIFRHSEEIVSEGDVNASIGRMAEAIRAEISEDFPLVLSVMGGAAVFTGMLLPHLDFPLEFDYIHLTRYRNAIKGSAEMQWRVAPRESVKDRVVLVLDDILDEGETMAAIRDRIMDMGAKRFLSAVLCEKTLTKAKPLHPDYCGFSVPDRYVFGCGMDAKGYWRNLPTIRALTEGA, from the coding sequence ATGAATCGCGAAGAAGCCCTGCACATTTTCCGCCACTCCGAAGAGATCGTTTCGGAGGGCGATGTCAATGCGTCGATCGGCCGGATGGCCGAAGCCATCCGTGCCGAGATCAGCGAGGACTTCCCGCTCGTGCTGTCGGTGATGGGCGGCGCCGCCGTGTTCACCGGCATGCTGCTGCCGCACCTCGATTTCCCGCTCGAGTTCGACTACATCCACCTCACGCGCTACCGCAACGCCATCAAGGGCAGCGCCGAGATGCAATGGCGCGTGGCGCCGCGCGAGTCGGTGAAAGACCGCGTGGTGCTCGTGCTCGATGACATCCTTGACGAAGGCGAGACCATGGCCGCGATTCGCGACCGCATCATGGACATGGGCGCGAAGCGTTTCCTCTCGGCCGTGCTGTGTGAGAAGACCCTCACGAAGGCCAAGCCGCTGCATCCCGACTACTGCGGTTTTTCGGTGCCGGACCGCTACGTGTTCGGCTGCGGCATGGACGCCAAGGGTTACTGGCGCAATCTGCCGACCATCCGTGCGCTGACCGAAGGCGCGTGA
- a CDS encoding MarC family protein, with protein sequence MEYSFLSATVLLLLITDPLGNIPLFITCLRGVAKQRRAIVILREVAIAFVILLIFMVAGNSFLRMMGLTDTSLRIGGGIVLFLIALRMIFPHPGGPFGGGDKGGEPLIVPLAIPALAGPSALATVMLLTSQAPGKLYEWMAALVVTMVICAIVLVMAERIQQWLGERVVTAFERLMGLVLVAISVEMILAGIATFVHHL encoded by the coding sequence GTGGAGTACAGTTTTCTGTCCGCTACGGTCCTGCTGCTCCTCATCACCGACCCGCTCGGTAACATTCCGCTTTTCATCACTTGCCTGCGCGGCGTTGCCAAGCAGCGTCGCGCGATCGTGATCCTGCGCGAGGTCGCGATTGCGTTCGTGATCCTCCTCATCTTCATGGTTGCGGGCAACAGCTTCCTGCGCATGATGGGGCTCACGGACACGTCGTTGCGTATCGGCGGCGGCATTGTGCTGTTCCTCATCGCGCTGCGCATGATTTTTCCTCATCCGGGCGGGCCGTTCGGCGGTGGCGACAAGGGCGGCGAGCCGCTCATCGTGCCACTCGCCATTCCCGCGCTCGCGGGGCCTTCGGCGCTCGCCACGGTCATGCTGCTCACCTCGCAGGCGCCCGGCAAACTTTATGAATGGATGGCGGCGCTCGTCGTGACGATGGTGATCTGCGCGATTGTGCTGGTGATGGCGGAGCGCATTCAGCAGTGGCTGGGCGAGCGTGTAGTGACGGCCTTCGAGCGGCTGATGGGCCTCGTGCTCGTCGCGATATCGGTGGAGATGATCCTCGCGGGCATCGCTACCTTTGTGCATCACCTCTGA
- a CDS encoding proline--tRNA ligase, translating into MKASRFFIGTLKEAPADAEIVSHKLMVRAGMIRRIAGGIYNYLPIGLRSIRKVEQIVREEMNRAGAIELLMPAVQPAELWQESGRWEKYGPELLRFKDRKQSDFVMGPTHEEVVTDIARGQIKSYRQLPVNFYQVQTKFRDEIRPRFGVMRGREFIMKDAYSFDKDVEGLKLSYQKMYDAYVRIFTRLGLQFRAVAADNGSIGGSGSHEFHVIAETGEDDIAYCPTSEFAANVEAAEALPLIAQRGAPTQALTKTPTPGAAKCEAVAELLGIPLESTIKSIVLATDNEGAEPTIWLLMLRGDHDLNEIKVGKLEGLSGFRFATEAEIVEWFGTPPGYLGPLNTKKPVKVIADRTVANMSDFVVGTNEVDFHTTGVNWGRDLPEPVVADIRNVKKGDPSPDGKGVIDICRGIEVGHVFQLGTKYSEAMNATFLAENGKPAPMQMGCYGIGITRILGAAIEQNFDDKGIIWPESIAPFQVVVCPMGMDRSELVREHAERVYNELVKAGVDVILDDRGERPGVMFADWELIGVPHRLVIGERGLKDGKIEYQGRRDTEATLLPADEAAQTVAQKVRAALAV; encoded by the coding sequence ATGAAAGCCTCCCGTTTCTTTATCGGCACCCTGAAGGAAGCACCCGCTGACGCGGAAATCGTCAGCCACAAGCTGATGGTTCGCGCGGGCATGATCCGTCGCATCGCTGGCGGCATCTACAACTATCTGCCGATCGGCCTGCGTTCGATCCGCAAGGTCGAGCAGATCGTGCGCGAGGAAATGAACCGCGCGGGCGCAATCGAGCTGCTCATGCCGGCCGTGCAGCCGGCCGAACTGTGGCAGGAATCGGGTCGCTGGGAGAAATACGGGCCGGAACTGCTGCGCTTCAAGGACCGCAAGCAGAGCGATTTTGTGATGGGCCCGACGCACGAAGAGGTCGTCACTGACATCGCGCGTGGCCAGATCAAGAGCTATCGTCAATTGCCGGTGAACTTCTATCAGGTGCAGACGAAGTTCCGCGACGAAATCCGTCCCCGTTTCGGCGTGATGCGCGGGCGCGAATTCATCATGAAGGACGCGTATTCGTTCGATAAGGACGTCGAAGGTCTCAAGCTCTCGTACCAGAAGATGTACGACGCTTACGTGCGCATCTTCACGCGTCTTGGCTTGCAGTTCCGCGCGGTCGCGGCCGACAACGGTTCGATCGGCGGCAGCGGTTCTCACGAATTCCACGTGATCGCGGAAACGGGCGAGGACGATATCGCCTACTGCCCGACCTCGGAATTCGCAGCCAACGTCGAGGCCGCCGAAGCGCTGCCGCTCATCGCGCAGCGCGGCGCCCCCACGCAAGCGCTCACGAAAACGCCCACGCCGGGCGCGGCCAAGTGCGAAGCCGTGGCTGAACTCCTCGGCATTCCGCTCGAAAGCACGATCAAGTCGATCGTCCTCGCGACGGACAACGAAGGCGCCGAGCCGACCATCTGGCTGTTGATGCTGCGCGGCGACCACGATCTGAACGAGATCAAGGTCGGCAAGCTCGAAGGCCTGAGCGGCTTCCGCTTCGCTACCGAAGCGGAAATCGTCGAGTGGTTCGGCACGCCGCCGGGCTACCTCGGTCCGCTCAACACGAAGAAGCCTGTCAAGGTGATCGCAGACCGCACGGTCGCGAACATGAGTGACTTCGTGGTGGGCACGAATGAAGTCGACTTCCACACCACGGGTGTGAACTGGGGCCGCGACCTGCCGGAGCCGGTAGTCGCCGACATCCGCAACGTGAAGAAGGGCGATCCCTCGCCGGACGGCAAGGGCGTGATCGACATCTGCCGCGGCATCGAAGTGGGCCACGTGTTCCAGCTTGGCACGAAATACTCGGAAGCGATGAACGCCACGTTCCTCGCCGAAAACGGCAAGCCTGCGCCGATGCAGATGGGCTGCTACGGCATCGGCATCACGCGTATTCTTGGGGCAGCCATCGAGCAGAACTTCGACGACAAGGGCATCATCTGGCCTGAATCGATCGCGCCGTTCCAGGTCGTCGTGTGCCCGATGGGCATGGACCGCAGCGAACTCGTGCGCGAGCACGCCGAGCGCGTCTACAACGAACTCGTCAAAGCGGGCGTGGACGTGATCCTCGACGACCGCGGCGAGCGCCCGGGCGTGATGTTCGCCGACTGGGAGCTGATCGGCGTGCCGCATCGTCTCGTGATCGGCGAACGCGGCTTGAAGGACGGCAAGATCGAGTACCAGGGCCGCCGCGACACCGAAGCGACGCTGCTCCCCGCCGATGAGGCTGCGCAGACGGTGGCACAGAAGGTCCGCGCGGCGCTTGCGGTTTAA
- a CDS encoding CNP1-like family protein gives MKRFALAAACAAGGVVLVSGLAACSSSGPTNKDDSAFVYLLDRKGEWQENKIESLPPLPQAGATLLPFDVSNNSPLKFAIDPASLTVGTDGVVRYTIVITSPSGARNVNYEGIRCDTYEWRLYASLDADHNGWDQTVANNWSRIENGTLNAYQSRLYQDYFCANKIPIAKAPTLIENLRYGRTQSTLVR, from the coding sequence TTGAAACGATTTGCTCTTGCTGCGGCATGCGCCGCAGGCGGTGTAGTGCTTGTGTCAGGACTGGCCGCGTGCTCCAGTTCCGGTCCCACGAACAAGGACGACAGCGCGTTCGTCTACCTTCTGGACCGCAAGGGTGAATGGCAGGAAAACAAAATCGAGAGCCTTCCGCCGCTGCCGCAGGCCGGCGCGACGCTGCTGCCGTTCGACGTCTCGAACAATTCGCCGCTCAAGTTCGCCATCGACCCTGCTTCGCTCACGGTCGGCACGGATGGCGTCGTGCGCTACACGATCGTCATCACGAGCCCGTCTGGCGCGCGTAACGTGAACTACGAAGGGATTCGCTGCGACACCTACGAGTGGCGCCTCTACGCGAGCCTCGACGCCGATCACAACGGCTGGGACCAGACCGTCGCGAACAACTGGTCGCGCATCGAAAACGGCACGCTCAACGCGTACCAGTCGAGGCTCTATCAGGACTACTTCTGCGCCAACAAGATACCGATCGCGAAAGCGCCGACCCTCATCGAGAATCTGCGCTACGGCCGCACGCAGTCGACGCTGGTGCGCTAA
- the proB gene encoding glutamate 5-kinase, translating into MRSVIADSRRLVVKVGSSLVTNDGRGLDHAAIGRWAAQIAALRAQGKEVVLVSSGAIAEGMQRLGWTKRPREIDELQAAAAVGQMGLAQVYESRFAEHDIRTAQILLTHADLADRERYLNARSTLLTLLRLGVVPIINENDTVVTDEIKFGDNDTLGALVANLIEGDALIILTDQTGLYTADPRKDPSATLVQEADAGKPELEAMAGGAGSSIGRGGMLTKILAAKRAAHSGANTVIASGREAQVLVRLAAGEAIGTQLIARTARMAARKQWMADHLQVRGHVVIDDGAVQKLTADGKSLLPIGVTGVQGAFARGEVIACLNGAGVEVARGLTNYSSAETKLIQRHPSGEIEGILGYMLEPELIHRDNLVLV; encoded by the coding sequence ATGCGTTCCGTCATCGCCGATTCGCGGCGTCTGGTAGTGAAAGTCGGGTCGAGCCTCGTCACCAACGACGGCCGCGGGCTCGATCATGCGGCAATCGGCCGCTGGGCCGCGCAGATTGCGGCGCTGCGTGCGCAGGGCAAGGAAGTCGTGCTCGTGAGTTCGGGCGCGATCGCCGAAGGCATGCAACGGCTCGGCTGGACGAAGCGACCGCGCGAGATCGACGAGCTTCAGGCCGCTGCGGCAGTCGGGCAGATGGGACTCGCGCAGGTGTACGAGAGCCGCTTTGCAGAGCACGACATTCGCACCGCGCAGATCCTGCTCACGCACGCCGACCTGGCTGACCGCGAGCGCTATCTCAATGCGCGTTCCACGTTGCTCACGCTGCTGCGCCTGGGCGTCGTGCCGATCATCAACGAGAACGACACTGTGGTCACCGACGAAATCAAGTTCGGCGACAACGACACGCTCGGCGCACTCGTCGCGAACCTGATCGAAGGCGATGCGCTCATCATCCTCACCGACCAGACCGGCCTGTATACGGCCGATCCGCGCAAGGACCCGAGCGCAACGCTCGTGCAGGAAGCCGACGCAGGCAAGCCGGAGCTCGAGGCAATGGCGGGCGGCGCGGGGTCGAGCATCGGCCGTGGCGGCATGCTCACCAAAATCCTCGCTGCCAAGCGCGCCGCGCACAGCGGCGCGAATACGGTCATCGCGAGCGGGCGCGAAGCGCAAGTGCTCGTGCGGCTCGCAGCGGGCGAGGCGATCGGCACGCAGCTCATCGCACGCACGGCGCGCATGGCGGCGCGCAAGCAATGGATGGCCGACCACCTTCAGGTGCGCGGCCACGTCGTGATCGATGACGGCGCGGTCCAGAAGCTCACGGCAGATGGCAAGAGCCTGCTGCCGATCGGCGTGACCGGCGTTCAGGGCGCGTTTGCGCGCGGTGAAGTGATCGCTTGCCTGAACGGCGCGGGCGTGGAAGTGGCGCGCGGGCTCACCAACTACAGCAGCGCGGAAACGAAGCTGATCCAGCGTCATCCGAGCGGTGAGATCGAGGGCATTCTCGGGTATATGCTCGAGCCGGAGCTTATCCACCGCGACAATCTCGTGCTGGTTTGA
- the cgtA gene encoding Obg family GTPase CgtA produces the protein MKFIDEAKIEVIAGDGGDGSASMRREKFVPFGGPDGGDGGRGGSVYAVGDRNINTLIDYRYTKKHQARNGENGRGSDCYGKGGDDITLRMPVGTVITDQDTGELIADLTEHEQQVMVAKGGAGGLGNLHFKSSTNRAPRQKTDGKPGERRMLKLELKVLADVGLLGMPNAGKSTFIASVSNAKPKIADYPFTTLAPNLGVVRVGPSKSFVIADIPGLIEGAAEGAGLGHQFLRHLQRTNLLLHLVDLAPFDESVDPVAEAKAIVGELRKYDETLFEKPRWLVLNKLDMVPEDERAERIADFVKRFEWEGPVFEISALTGQGCENLCYAVYDYVSAHSDARRAEEAEDLASDVRFREGQSGNAGQPQE, from the coding sequence ATGAAGTTCATTGACGAAGCGAAGATCGAAGTCATCGCCGGCGATGGGGGCGATGGCAGCGCGTCGATGCGACGCGAGAAGTTCGTCCCGTTCGGCGGGCCGGACGGCGGTGACGGCGGGCGCGGCGGCAGCGTCTACGCGGTCGGCGACCGCAACATCAACACCCTCATCGATTACCGGTACACGAAAAAGCACCAGGCGCGTAATGGCGAGAACGGCCGTGGCTCCGACTGCTACGGCAAGGGCGGCGACGACATCACGCTGCGCATGCCGGTGGGCACGGTCATCACCGACCAGGACACGGGCGAACTGATCGCCGACCTGACCGAGCACGAGCAGCAGGTGATGGTCGCGAAGGGCGGCGCGGGTGGCCTCGGCAACCTGCATTTCAAGTCGTCCACGAACCGCGCGCCGCGTCAGAAGACCGACGGCAAGCCCGGCGAGCGCCGCATGCTCAAGCTGGAACTGAAAGTGCTGGCCGACGTCGGCCTGCTCGGCATGCCGAACGCGGGCAAGTCCACGTTCATCGCCTCGGTGTCGAACGCGAAGCCCAAGATTGCCGACTACCCGTTCACGACGCTGGCGCCAAATCTGGGCGTGGTGCGCGTGGGGCCGAGCAAGAGCTTCGTGATCGCCGATATTCCGGGCCTGATCGAAGGCGCCGCCGAAGGCGCGGGCCTCGGTCATCAGTTCCTGCGCCACCTGCAGCGCACGAACCTGCTGCTGCATCTGGTCGATCTCGCGCCGTTCGATGAAAGCGTCGATCCGGTTGCGGAGGCAAAGGCGATCGTCGGCGAGTTGCGCAAGTACGACGAGACGCTTTTTGAAAAGCCGCGCTGGCTCGTGCTGAACAAGCTCGACATGGTGCCGGAGGACGAGCGTGCCGAGCGCATTGCCGACTTCGTGAAGCGCTTCGAGTGGGAAGGGCCTGTGTTCGAGATCTCCGCGCTCACGGGGCAGGGCTGCGAAAACCTGTGCTACGCGGTGTACGACTACGTCTCCGCGCACTCGGACGCGCGCCGTGCTGAGGAAGCCGAAGACCTCGCATCCGACGTGCGCTTCCGTGAGGGGCAAAGCGGGAACGCGGGGCAGCCGCAGGAGTAA
- the rpmA gene encoding 50S ribosomal protein L27 translates to MAHKKAGGSSRNGRDSESKRLGVKVFGGQAILAGGIIVRQRGTRMHPGLNVGIGKDHTLYALVDGHVSFTTKGAANKQKVNVVPAAA, encoded by the coding sequence ATGGCACACAAAAAGGCAGGCGGGTCGTCACGTAACGGCCGCGACTCAGAGTCGAAACGACTTGGCGTGAAGGTGTTCGGCGGCCAGGCTATCCTCGCAGGCGGCATCATCGTTCGCCAGCGCGGTACGCGTATGCACCCGGGCCTGAACGTCGGCATCGGCAAGGACCACACGCTCTACGCGCTGGTCGACGGTCATGTCTCGTTCACGACCAAGGGCGCAGCCAACAAGCAAAAGGTCAACGTCGTCCCGGCAGCGGCCTAA
- the rplU gene encoding 50S ribosomal protein L21: protein MYAVIKTGGKQYKVAVGEKLKVEQIPADIDAEITLDQVLAVGEGESIKFGTPLVSGASVKATVVSQGRHAKVTIFKMRRRKHYQKHGGHRQNYTELRIDAINA from the coding sequence ATGTACGCGGTCATAAAAACCGGCGGCAAGCAGTACAAAGTTGCCGTTGGCGAAAAACTTAAAGTAGAACAGATACCGGCTGACATTGACGCAGAAATCACGCTCGACCAGGTTCTCGCAGTGGGCGAAGGCGAATCGATTAAGTTCGGTACGCCGCTGGTCAGTGGGGCTTCCGTCAAGGCCACCGTTGTGTCGCAAGGCCGACACGCCAAAGTGACCATCTTCAAGATGCGTCGCCGGAAGCACTACCAGAAGCATGGCGGCCACCGCCAGAACTACACCGAACTGCGCATCGACGCGATCAACGCGTAA
- a CDS encoding polyprenyl synthetase family protein, with the protein MSSTATPSPSAATLLAPIASDMEQVNRVIRQSLASEVMLINQISEYIIGAGGKRLRPALLLMVAGALGDRGTERHVLAAVVEFIHTATLLHDDVVDESDLRRGRQTANALFGNAASVLVGDYLYSRSFEMMVGVGKMRVMEILSAATTIISEGEVLQLLNMHDADVDTDRYMQVIRYKTAKLFEAAAQLGAVLSGADARTEEAAAEYGRRIGTAFQIMDDWLDYTGTPESMGKNAGDDLREGKPTLPLIWLIEHGTAAEAALAREAIEQGGTTRFDEIFAAITRSGALEHTLQCARAEAQAAADAISAFPSSIYKDSLLELCSYSTTRLS; encoded by the coding sequence ATGTCGTCCACCGCCACCCCATCCCCCAGCGCAGCCACCCTGCTCGCCCCCATCGCCAGTGACATGGAGCAGGTGAATCGTGTCATCCGGCAAAGTCTGGCGTCCGAGGTGATGCTGATCAACCAGATCTCCGAGTACATCATCGGCGCGGGCGGCAAGCGGCTGCGTCCGGCGCTACTGCTGATGGTGGCCGGCGCGCTCGGCGACCGCGGCACGGAGCGTCATGTGCTCGCGGCGGTCGTCGAGTTCATTCACACGGCTACGCTCCTGCACGACGACGTCGTCGACGAATCGGACCTGCGTCGCGGCCGCCAGACGGCCAACGCGCTGTTCGGCAACGCCGCCAGCGTGCTCGTAGGCGACTACCTGTATTCGCGCTCGTTCGAGATGATGGTGGGCGTCGGCAAGATGCGCGTGATGGAAATTCTCTCGGCGGCCACGACGATCATCTCCGAAGGTGAAGTCCTGCAGCTCCTGAACATGCACGACGCTGACGTGGACACCGACCGCTACATGCAGGTGATCCGCTACAAGACCGCCAAGCTTTTCGAAGCCGCGGCGCAGCTCGGCGCGGTGCTTTCGGGGGCGGATGCGCGCACCGAGGAGGCCGCGGCCGAGTACGGGCGGCGCATCGGCACGGCATTCCAGATCATGGACGACTGGCTCGACTACACGGGCACGCCCGAATCGATGGGCAAGAACGCTGGCGACGACCTGCGCGAAGGCAAGCCCACGCTGCCGCTCATCTGGCTGATCGAGCACGGCACGGCTGCGGAAGCCGCGCTTGCGCGCGAAGCGATCGAGCAAGGCGGCACGACGCGCTTCGACGAAATTTTCGCGGCAATTACCCGCTCGGGCGCGCTCGAACACACGCTGCAATGCGCGCGTGCCGAGGCGCAGGCCGCTGCCGACGCGATTTCAGCGTTCCCCTCTTCCATTTACAAAGATAGCCTGCTAGAATTATGTTCTTACTCGACGACGCGCCTGTCTTGA